Proteins from a genomic interval of Actinoalloteichus hymeniacidonis:
- the nirB gene encoding nitrite reductase large subunit NirB: protein MTRTLIVVGNGMVGHQVARALRDRDVTGAWRIVILAEEPRPAYDRVALSSYVGDWRPEELRLAGAEFADDPAVELRLGDAVSDIDRTARTVTTRDGVERHYDALVLATGSRPFVPPIPGHDLPGCHVYRTIEDLDGIRVAAEHAESGVVVGGGLLGLEAAGALRTLGVHPHVVEMAPRLMPLQIDEGGGAMLRGQIERLGVTVHAGVSIQQVTPGEHGGIAGVLLSDRTRIDTSLVIFSAGVRPRDELACRIGLAVGERGGIVVDAACRTSDSSIYAVGECACVAGRVYGLVGPGLAMAEVVVDRLLDGAAEFGGADTATKLKLLGIDVASFGDAHAEAPGALTVVHNDPVAGTYKKLVVSDDASTVLGGILVGDAGAYGLLRPLVGARLPAPPEALLAPEGGAAPVGTAALPDSAQICSCHAVTKGALTSAIGSGCADVAALKSCTKAGTGCGSCVPLLKRMLTESGVEQSRALCEHFDQTRAELFEIVRSTGLRTFSELIARHGRGRGCDVCKPVAASILASLGNGHVLAGEQAGLQDTNDRYLANIQRNGTYSVVPRIPGGEITPERLLVIAQVAKDFGLYTKITGAQRIDLLGATVDQLPLIWRRLVDAGFESGHAYGKALRTVKSCVGSTWCRFGVQDSVTLAVDLELRYRGLRAPHKIKAGVSGCARECAEARSKDVGVIATEAGWNLYVGGNGGFTPRHAELLATDLDTEELVRLIDRFLMFYVRTADRLQRTAAWIEAMDGGLDHLRAVLVEDRLGIGAELEAAMATHVTDYVDEWRGVLDDPDKLARFSSFVNAPEAPDPSISFREERGQRVPVLLGVPEVKRS, encoded by the coding sequence ATGACGCGGACGCTGATCGTCGTCGGCAACGGGATGGTCGGGCACCAGGTGGCCAGGGCGCTTCGCGACCGCGATGTCACGGGTGCGTGGCGGATCGTCATCCTGGCCGAGGAGCCACGGCCCGCCTACGACCGGGTCGCGCTGTCCTCCTATGTCGGGGATTGGCGCCCGGAGGAGTTGCGGCTGGCCGGCGCGGAGTTCGCCGACGATCCTGCCGTGGAACTCCGGTTGGGCGACGCGGTGTCCGACATCGACCGGACCGCCAGGACCGTGACGACGCGGGACGGCGTCGAACGGCACTACGACGCGCTGGTGCTCGCGACGGGCTCCCGACCCTTCGTGCCCCCGATTCCTGGCCACGATCTCCCCGGCTGTCACGTCTATCGCACCATCGAGGACCTCGACGGGATCCGCGTCGCCGCCGAGCACGCCGAGTCCGGGGTGGTCGTCGGCGGCGGGTTGCTCGGTTTGGAGGCGGCGGGTGCCCTGCGGACCCTCGGGGTGCATCCACACGTCGTCGAGATGGCGCCGAGGCTGATGCCCCTGCAGATCGACGAGGGCGGCGGGGCGATGCTGCGCGGTCAGATCGAACGGCTCGGCGTCACCGTGCACGCCGGTGTCTCCATCCAACAGGTGACGCCGGGCGAGCACGGCGGGATCGCAGGCGTGCTGCTGTCCGACCGGACCCGGATCGACACGTCGCTGGTGATCTTCTCGGCGGGCGTGCGACCTCGGGACGAGTTGGCCTGCCGCATCGGATTGGCGGTCGGCGAGCGGGGCGGCATCGTCGTGGACGCGGCTTGTCGGACCTCGGATTCCTCGATCTACGCGGTCGGCGAGTGCGCCTGTGTGGCGGGTCGGGTGTACGGCCTGGTCGGGCCGGGGCTGGCGATGGCGGAGGTCGTCGTCGATCGGCTGCTGGACGGGGCGGCCGAGTTCGGCGGGGCCGACACCGCCACCAAGCTGAAGCTGTTGGGCATCGACGTCGCCAGTTTCGGCGACGCCCACGCCGAGGCGCCCGGTGCCCTGACAGTGGTGCACAACGACCCGGTCGCGGGCACCTACAAGAAGCTGGTCGTCTCCGACGACGCCTCGACGGTGCTCGGCGGGATCCTGGTCGGCGACGCGGGCGCCTACGGTCTGCTGCGCCCCTTGGTCGGCGCACGGCTGCCCGCACCGCCGGAGGCCCTGTTGGCCCCGGAGGGCGGGGCGGCGCCGGTCGGCACGGCCGCGCTGCCGGACTCGGCTCAGATCTGCTCGTGTCACGCGGTCACCAAGGGCGCGTTGACCTCGGCGATCGGTTCGGGTTGCGCGGACGTCGCTGCGTTGAAGAGCTGCACCAAGGCGGGTACCGGCTGCGGTTCGTGCGTCCCCCTGTTGAAGCGGATGCTCACCGAGAGCGGCGTGGAGCAGTCGCGGGCGTTGTGCGAGCACTTCGACCAGACCAGGGCGGAGTTGTTCGAGATCGTCCGATCGACCGGGTTGCGAACCTTCAGCGAGTTGATCGCCCGGCATGGTCGCGGGCGCGGCTGCGACGTCTGCAAACCGGTGGCGGCGTCGATCCTGGCCTCGTTGGGCAATGGGCATGTGCTGGCGGGCGAACAGGCCGGGCTGCAGGACACCAACGACCGCTATCTGGCCAACATCCAACGCAACGGCACCTACTCGGTGGTCCCGAGGATCCCCGGCGGGGAGATCACCCCCGAACGCCTGTTGGTGATCGCGCAGGTGGCCAAGGATTTCGGCCTGTACACGAAGATCACCGGAGCACAACGCATCGACCTGCTCGGCGCGACCGTCGACCAACTGCCGTTGATCTGGCGCAGGCTGGTGGATGCGGGCTTCGAATCCGGACACGCCTATGGCAAGGCCCTGCGCACGGTGAAGTCCTGTGTGGGTTCCACCTGGTGTCGGTTCGGCGTGCAGGACTCGGTGACCCTCGCGGTGGACCTGGAGTTGCGCTATCGAGGACTGCGCGCGCCGCACAAGATCAAGGCCGGGGTCTCCGGTTGTGCCAGGGAATGCGCCGAGGCACGGAGCAAGGACGTCGGGGTCATCGCCACCGAGGCGGGCTGGAACCTCTATGTCGGTGGCAACGGCGGGTTCACCCCACGACATGCCGAGCTGCTGGCGACCGACCTCGACACCGAGGAACTCGTTCGGTTGATCGATCGGTTCCTGATGTTCTACGTCCGCACCGCCGACCGGCTGCAGCGCACCGCCGCGTGGATCGAGGCCATGGACGGCGGACTGGACCACCTGCGCGCGGTGCTCGTCGAGGACCGCCTTGGGATCGGCGCCGAGTTGGAGGCCGCGATGGCCACCCACGTCACCGACTATGTCGACGAATGGCGGGGCGTCCTGGACGATCCGGACAAACTCGCCAGATTCAGTTCCTTCGTGAACGCGCCGGAGGCACCGGACCCGTCCATCTCATTCCGTGAGGAGCGCGGCCAACGAGTGCCGGTGCTTCTCGGTGTACCGGAGGTGAAGCGCTCATGA
- the nirD gene encoding nitrite reductase small subunit NirD — MTAILETTWLSVCPLDVLPSEHGVAALLPDGSQVAVFRTHDDRLFALDNVDPRSGAGVLARGIVGDRAGDPVVSSPMHKQVYCLATGRCLDDPVVSVRTHPVRVVAGTIQVGCP, encoded by the coding sequence ATGACCGCAATCCTTGAGACGACCTGGCTGAGTGTCTGCCCGTTGGACGTGCTGCCCAGCGAGCACGGCGTGGCCGCCCTGTTGCCCGACGGCAGCCAGGTCGCGGTGTTCCGCACCCACGACGATCGGCTCTTCGCGCTGGACAACGTCGACCCGCGCAGCGGGGCGGGGGTACTGGCCAGGGGCATCGTGGGAGACCGCGCGGGCGATCCCGTGGTGTCCTCGCCGATGCACAAGCAGGTGTACTGCCTGGCGACCGGTCGTTGTCTGGACGATCCGGTTGTCTCGGTGCGCACCCATCCGGTCCGGGTCGTCGCGGGCACCATCCAGGTCGGCTGTCCATGA
- a CDS encoding uroporphyrinogen-III synthase has protein sequence MTEHQATEVGELLPLAGFTVGVTAARRADELIALLERKGALVVHAPAIRITPLADDVRLRAATEAVLRTPVDTVVVTTAIGFRGWLEAAEGWGLGNGLLGRLGAARLLTRGPKSRGAVRAAGLIETWSPPAESNAEMLRHLLATGVSGQRIAVQLHGEPLPAFVAALRDAGAEVVEVPVYRWEPPVDPGPLHRLVDAVLTKQVDALTFTSAPAAVNLLAVASTTEREESLLAELRRNVLVACVGSICAGPLVARAVPVVRPERARIGALVRELAVTLPARAGRLRIAARDVELRGHAAVVDGRLRPVARAPMAVFRALAATPGRVVPRRRLLAALPSGGDEHAVETAIGRLRTALGEPRLVQTVVKRGYRLAVDPP, from the coding sequence ATGACCGAACACCAGGCGACCGAGGTCGGCGAGCTGCTGCCGTTGGCCGGGTTCACGGTGGGAGTGACGGCCGCGCGGCGAGCCGACGAACTGATCGCGCTGTTGGAGCGCAAGGGCGCGTTGGTCGTACACGCGCCAGCCATCCGGATAACGCCGTTGGCGGACGACGTGCGGCTGCGGGCGGCCACCGAGGCGGTGCTGCGGACGCCGGTGGACACCGTGGTGGTGACGACCGCCATCGGGTTCCGGGGTTGGCTGGAGGCCGCCGAGGGCTGGGGCCTCGGCAACGGCTTACTCGGCAGGCTGGGCGCGGCCCGCTTGCTGACCAGGGGTCCGAAATCGCGGGGCGCGGTGCGGGCCGCCGGGCTGATCGAGACGTGGTCGCCCCCGGCGGAGAGCAACGCCGAGATGCTGCGTCACCTGCTCGCAACCGGGGTGTCGGGCCAGCGCATCGCCGTGCAGCTGCATGGCGAGCCGTTGCCAGCCTTCGTCGCCGCGCTGCGGGACGCGGGCGCCGAGGTCGTGGAGGTCCCGGTGTATCGCTGGGAACCGCCGGTGGATCCGGGGCCGCTGCATCGGCTGGTGGATGCGGTCCTGACCAAGCAGGTCGACGCGCTGACGTTCACCAGCGCGCCCGCAGCGGTGAACCTCTTGGCGGTGGCCTCGACGACCGAACGCGAGGAGTCGTTGCTGGCCGAACTCCGCCGGAATGTGCTGGTGGCCTGCGTCGGATCGATCTGTGCTGGGCCGCTGGTCGCCAGGGCGGTGCCGGTGGTGCGCCCGGAACGCGCCAGGATCGGCGCGCTGGTCCGCGAGTTGGCGGTGACCCTGCCTGCCAGGGCGGGCCGGTTGCGCATCGCCGCCAGGGATGTCGAGCTCCGAGGACACGCCGCCGTGGTCGACGGCAGGCTGCGGCCGGTCGCGCGCGCACCGATGGCGGTGTTCCGCGCGTTGGCCGCCACTCCGGGACGGGTGGTGCCCCGACGCAGGCTGCTCGCCGCACTGCCCAGTGGTGGGGACGAACACGCGGTGGAGACCGCGATCGGCAGGCTTCGCACGGCGCTGGGCGAACCGCGTCTGGTGCAGACCGTCGTCAAACGCGGCTATCGACTGGCCGTCGACCCGCCGTGA
- a CDS encoding eCIS core domain-containing protein — protein sequence MPRVRRHREAEPQAAAETGRRQPGAEVEAAAPHGRAALSSQNALALQRTIGNRAVAELIAAQRASGPTAPAPEVANVLDQPGSPLDTPLREEMEARLDADFSTVRVHNGVTARRSAAQIDARAYTSGEHIVIGEGGGDRHTIAHELEHVKQQRLGPVPGSDNGAGLSVSDPSDAFERAAEAAATTALAGPVPARGADVAAQRAPARGYGSGSRWLAVQRAWISNVQPDTPQAETNAIETWLAQTELRVPVSIPTGDHGTRSATTNSGRASDLRLDADLGLATITWGELLRGNQILMAYGARNVYVMPDSGGSLGAAVQELTELQRLPQIADDRILRPFTDSLMNWLVHQRSNHSGGLGVVTTATTSDAGLGARVEMHGRPGWDDTANEIVTADNEDRRHIIAWHILRDAFQNVFNQALAPGEDIHGRMRRLNEVLVSESTWVEFEAVKSETGSAGDVEMTSAPQSQEDGSSQHSAMSGVVTSRSPSPSGSETSSTNSEQLRNKLTETITRVMALLSNNPYNLWAGESVANQSINRVRRQLSPLLRNFEDDDKLIEDVRKRATEGADTANQDQNVWTRVRDTLEGVAAADARKFIQSIVDSFDIDIPVTGSDETSSTYGGLADQAAVVRNVLATGIAQGVLQMSGGTLPDDFDDLIAHVGAWLRRYLRPPTLQTGMSRGHRIVSERSQHGEES from the coding sequence ATGCCACGCGTCCGACGCCACCGGGAGGCCGAGCCGCAGGCCGCCGCAGAGACAGGGCGGCGGCAGCCAGGTGCCGAGGTCGAGGCCGCCGCGCCGCACGGACGGGCGGCGCTCTCCTCCCAGAATGCCCTGGCCCTGCAACGGACCATCGGAAACCGAGCCGTGGCAGAGTTGATCGCCGCTCAGCGCGCGTCCGGCCCGACCGCGCCCGCCCCCGAGGTCGCGAACGTCCTCGACCAGCCCGGTTCCCCTCTCGACACGCCGCTGCGGGAGGAGATGGAGGCACGGTTGGACGCGGACTTCTCCACGGTGCGGGTGCACAACGGCGTGACGGCGCGGCGGTCGGCCGCTCAGATAGACGCCCGGGCGTACACCTCCGGCGAGCACATCGTGATCGGCGAGGGCGGTGGCGACCGGCACACGATCGCCCATGAGCTGGAACATGTTAAGCAGCAGCGTCTGGGACCGGTGCCGGGGAGCGACAACGGCGCAGGCCTGTCCGTCAGCGATCCCTCGGACGCCTTCGAGCGCGCCGCCGAAGCGGCGGCGACGACCGCGCTTGCCGGTCCGGTGCCCGCCCGGGGCGCCGACGTAGCGGCCCAGCGGGCACCCGCGCGAGGGTACGGGAGCGGCTCGCGCTGGCTCGCGGTCCAGCGCGCCTGGATCTCCAACGTCCAGCCGGACACCCCTCAGGCCGAGACGAACGCCATCGAGACCTGGCTGGCCCAGACGGAGCTCCGCGTCCCGGTGTCCATCCCCACAGGGGACCACGGCACCCGGTCCGCGACGACCAACAGCGGCCGGGCGAGTGACCTCCGGCTGGACGCGGACCTCGGGTTGGCCACGATCACCTGGGGTGAGCTGCTGCGCGGCAACCAGATACTCATGGCCTACGGCGCCCGCAACGTGTACGTGATGCCGGACAGCGGTGGCTCCCTCGGCGCGGCGGTGCAAGAGCTCACGGAGTTACAGCGCCTCCCGCAGATCGCCGACGACCGAATCCTGAGGCCATTCACCGACTCGCTGATGAACTGGCTCGTGCACCAGCGGAGCAACCACAGCGGTGGCCTGGGAGTGGTAACGACCGCGACGACGTCGGATGCTGGCCTCGGGGCCCGCGTGGAGATGCACGGACGTCCCGGTTGGGACGACACGGCCAACGAGATCGTGACCGCCGACAACGAGGACCGCAGGCACATCATCGCGTGGCACATTCTGCGCGACGCGTTTCAGAACGTCTTCAACCAAGCGCTGGCGCCCGGCGAGGACATCCATGGCCGGATGCGTCGGCTCAACGAGGTACTGGTATCGGAGAGCACCTGGGTCGAATTCGAAGCCGTGAAGTCGGAGACCGGTTCGGCTGGCGACGTGGAGATGACGAGCGCCCCGCAGTCGCAGGAGGACGGTTCGAGTCAGCACAGCGCCATGAGCGGCGTCGTGACCAGCCGCAGCCCCTCCCCCTCGGGCTCGGAGACCAGCAGCACGAACTCGGAGCAGCTGCGCAACAAACTGACCGAGACCATCACCCGGGTGATGGCCCTGCTGTCGAACAACCCGTACAACCTGTGGGCAGGCGAGAGCGTCGCCAATCAGTCGATCAACCGTGTCCGCCGGCAACTCTCGCCCCTACTGAGGAATTTCGAGGACGACGACAAACTGATCGAGGATGTGCGGAAGCGGGCGACCGAAGGTGCCGACACCGCCAACCAGGACCAGAACGTGTGGACGCGGGTCCGGGACACCCTGGAGGGCGTCGCCGCCGCCGACGCCCGCAAGTTCATCCAGTCGATCGTGGACTCCTTCGACATCGACATCCCGGTGACCGGCTCGGACGAGACCTCCAGCACGTACGGCGGTCTGGCAGACCAGGCGGCCGTCGTCCGCAACGTCCTAGCCACCGGCATCGCCCAAGGGGTGTTGCAGATGAGCGGAGGTACCCTGCCCGACGACTTCGACGACCTGATCGCGCACGTGGGCGCCTGGTTGCGACGGTACCTGCGCCCGCCGACCCTACAGACCGGCATGTCCCGGGGACACCGCATAGTGAGCGAACGGAGCCAGCATGGCGAGGAGAGTTGA
- a CDS encoding 2'-5' RNA ligase family protein, with protein sequence MRAFTALWPSEHVVDDLAAALQAVRDRSGAPQPGLRFGSLSKWHLTLCFHGELADPAAEAHRLRASVRDLPAPRLRLAGAGTFPGVLWVGVRPEGEADSEALTSLVTAAGGEPDDYRPHLTLARWDRRRPKPADLVAALADYAGPVWQPATVALLASGAGDTAEFTSLAEFPLER encoded by the coding sequence ATGCGGGCGTTCACCGCACTGTGGCCGTCCGAGCACGTCGTCGACGACCTCGCGGCCGCGCTGCAGGCGGTGCGGGACCGGTCGGGGGCTCCGCAACCCGGTTTGCGGTTCGGCTCGCTGTCGAAGTGGCATCTGACACTGTGCTTCCACGGTGAACTGGCGGACCCCGCTGCCGAGGCGCATCGGCTGCGAGCCTCGGTGCGCGATCTGCCTGCCCCTCGGCTGCGCCTCGCCGGGGCAGGTACCTTCCCGGGCGTCCTTTGGGTCGGTGTTCGGCCGGAAGGCGAAGCCGATTCCGAGGCGTTGACGTCATTGGTGACAGCGGCGGGCGGCGAACCCGATGACTATCGACCGCACCTGACCCTGGCCCGATGGGACCGGCGGCGCCCGAAGCCCGCCGACCTGGTGGCTGCGCTCGCCGACTATGCGGGGCCGGTCTGGCAGCCTGCAACGGTGGCGCTTCTCGCCAGTGGAGCCGGTGACACCGCAGAGTTCACCAGCCTGGCCGAGTTCCCGTTGGAAAGGTGA
- a CDS encoding helix-turn-helix domain-containing protein, whose product MDEQKIVQRNLALQREWYGEPLGDRVRRLVVAYRISQAQLADVLGISAPMLSQVMSGRRAKIGNPAVLARLVMLERRALGRDVIASDREAIQRALDEVRNSRPTVARGELQINEGNHTDIVAQVLGQAASFDELIEAAELLGGRFPKLARVLRDAARD is encoded by the coding sequence GTGGACGAGCAGAAGATCGTGCAACGCAATCTCGCGTTGCAACGAGAGTGGTATGGCGAGCCACTCGGTGACCGGGTGCGAAGGCTGGTGGTGGCGTATCGGATCTCGCAGGCGCAGCTCGCCGATGTACTCGGGATCAGTGCGCCGATGCTCAGCCAGGTGATGAGCGGGAGACGGGCCAAGATCGGCAACCCCGCCGTGCTGGCCCGGCTCGTGATGCTGGAGCGCCGAGCGCTGGGTCGGGACGTCATCGCCAGCGATCGGGAAGCCATCCAGCGGGCCTTGGACGAGGTGCGCAACTCGCGGCCCACGGTGGCCAGGGGCGAACTACAGATCAACGAGGGCAACCACACCGACATCGTCGCCCAGGTCCTCGGCCAGGCCGCGAGCTTCGACGAACTGATCGAGGCGGCGGAGCTGCTCGGCGGCCGGTTCCCGAAGCTGGCCCGGGTATTGCGTGACGCGGCTCGGGACTGA
- a CDS encoding bifunctional riboflavin kinase/FAD synthetase, with the protein MRRWRGLNAVPTNWGRCVVTIGTFDGVHRGHRQLIESAVQRARALGLPCVLLTFDPHPAEVVRPGSHPAQLTTLRRRAELVEELGVDVFCVIPFTSEVAKTPPDTFAHEVLVERLHAAAVVVGKNFTFGYRAQGNVALLEELGSRFGFAVEGTELLAEDRLTFSSTYIRSCLSAGDVDAATEALGRPYRLEGIVVRGDGRGRELGFPTANLSTHRYAAIPGDGVYACYFALRSHERGHPRRLLRAAVSVGTNPTFSGEERRVEAFVLDVAEDFYGEHVELDFVARLRDMERYDAVQQLIDQMEIDVQRTREILADGM; encoded by the coding sequence ATGCGACGTTGGCGCGGTCTGAACGCCGTTCCCACCAACTGGGGTCGATGCGTGGTCACCATCGGGACCTTCGACGGGGTGCACCGGGGCCATCGACAGCTCATAGAGTCCGCCGTTCAACGGGCCAGGGCACTCGGACTGCCCTGTGTGCTGCTCACCTTCGATCCCCATCCCGCCGAGGTCGTCCGGCCGGGCAGCCACCCGGCGCAGCTCACCACGCTGCGCAGGCGCGCCGAGCTCGTCGAGGAACTCGGCGTCGACGTCTTCTGCGTGATCCCGTTCACCTCGGAGGTCGCCAAGACCCCGCCGGACACCTTCGCCCACGAGGTCCTCGTGGAGCGGCTGCACGCGGCGGCCGTGGTGGTGGGCAAGAACTTCACCTTCGGCTACCGCGCTCAGGGCAACGTCGCCTTGCTCGAGGAACTGGGCAGCCGATTCGGCTTCGCCGTCGAGGGCACGGAGCTGCTGGCCGAGGACCGACTGACCTTCTCCTCCACCTACATCCGCTCCTGCCTTTCGGCAGGCGATGTCGACGCGGCCACCGAGGCGCTCGGCAGGCCCTATCGCCTGGAGGGCATCGTCGTCCGAGGCGATGGCCGGGGGCGCGAACTGGGCTTTCCCACCGCCAACCTGTCGACCCATCGGTATGCCGCGATTCCGGGCGACGGCGTCTATGCCTGCTACTTCGCGTTGCGGTCGCACGAGCGAGGCCATCCGCGTCGGCTGCTGCGGGCCGCCGTGTCGGTGGGGACGAACCCGACCTTCTCCGGCGAGGAGCGTCGCGTCGAGGCCTTCGTGCTCGACGTCGCCGAGGACTTCTACGGCGAACACGTCGAACTGGATTTCGTGGCCCGATTGCGGGACATGGAGCGCTACGACGCGGTGCAGCAGCTGATCGATCAGATGGAGATCGATGTGCAACGGACCCGGGAGATCCTCGCCGACGGGATGTGA
- the truB gene encoding tRNA pseudouridine(55) synthase TruB, with protein MSATPRKPRASRPPVPPGLVVVDKESGMTSHDVVAVARRILGTRKIGHAGTLDPMATGVLVLGVERATKLLGHLALDTKAYLATIRLGSATTTDDAEGEVLTTSDASGITEADVLAGIAPLVGDIQQRPSSVSAVKIDGKRAYARVRAGEDVELPPRPVTVHRFDVLGQRTEEEHTDIDVLVECSSGTYVRALARDLGATLGVGGHLAALRRTRVGPFGIGNAKTLATLETKPELTLGLSDAVAAAFPRRDLDHAEASTLAHGGRVPNAGIEGAYGAFDDAGKLIALVSEKTGRPVSLVMFAAAGQGADVR; from the coding sequence GTGTCCGCAACGCCTCGCAAGCCCCGTGCCTCCCGTCCACCGGTTCCGCCCGGCCTCGTCGTCGTGGACAAGGAGAGCGGCATGACCTCGCACGACGTGGTCGCCGTCGCTCGTCGAATCCTCGGCACCCGCAAGATCGGACATGCGGGCACCCTCGATCCCATGGCCACCGGAGTGTTGGTCCTCGGTGTCGAACGGGCTACCAAGCTCCTCGGTCATCTCGCCCTCGACACCAAGGCGTACCTGGCCACCATCCGGCTCGGCTCGGCCACCACGACCGACGATGCCGAGGGGGAGGTGCTCACCACCTCGGACGCGAGTGGCATCACCGAGGCGGACGTCCTCGCGGGCATCGCGCCCCTGGTCGGCGACATCCAGCAACGACCCAGCTCGGTCAGCGCGGTCAAGATCGACGGTAAGCGTGCCTACGCCAGGGTGCGGGCAGGCGAGGATGTCGAACTACCGCCGCGCCCGGTCACCGTGCACCGCTTCGACGTGCTCGGCCAGCGCACCGAGGAGGAACACACCGACATCGACGTCCTCGTCGAATGCTCCTCCGGCACCTACGTCCGGGCGCTGGCCCGCGACCTCGGCGCCACTCTCGGCGTCGGTGGGCACCTCGCCGCGCTGCGGCGGACCCGGGTCGGCCCCTTCGGCATCGGCAACGCCAAGACCCTCGCCACCCTGGAGACCAAGCCCGAACTCACCCTCGGGCTGTCCGACGCGGTGGCCGCCGCCTTCCCCCGCCGCGATCTTGATCACGCCGAGGCATCGACGCTGGCCCACGGCGGACGCGTGCCCAACGCAGGCATCGAAGGCGCCTACGGAGCATTCGACGACGCGGGAAAGCTGATCGCCCTGGTCAGCGAGAAGACCGGCAGACCGGTGTCGCTTGTGATGTTCGCCGCTGCCGGGCAGGGCGCCGACGTGCGCTGA
- a CDS encoding MFS transporter, translated as MSSQRHARRAWLIWTFAVIVYLAAVFHRGSLGVAGTLASERFAIGPAALGVFTVLQVGVYAAMQIPTGLLVDRFGPRRVLTAAAVLLGVGQLLFAFVDSYPAALAARVTVGVGDALTWVSILRLVAAHFSARRYALVASVSSALGALGGVLATVPLGLALGQAGWTPTFAIAGVLTAAYAVIAVRFVRDTPPSTRPDEARTTPRGPAPGLREVLARVPKVWRVPGTRLAFWVHFSTMFLPGVLGLLWGFPYLVDGLGVAPGTASVLVGLLVFGGVFAGPLVGALIGHRPTCRIPLVLGYLLTAIGALTLLLSWPGDGPPLLVVAMAFVVFACGGPASSVAFALVRDYNDMAEVGTATGVANVGGHFATAFSALLIGVLLDVTAVDGVGSFRIAFLGVGALMVFGMTRTLVWWRRARAVVLAADARGESVPVRLRQQRWDLRPAAPVPAHA; from the coding sequence GTGTCATCCCAACGCCATGCGCGCCGCGCGTGGTTGATCTGGACCTTCGCCGTCATCGTCTATCTCGCAGCTGTCTTCCATCGCGGTTCCCTCGGCGTAGCGGGCACCCTGGCCAGCGAGCGTTTCGCTATCGGCCCCGCCGCACTCGGCGTGTTCACCGTGCTCCAAGTCGGTGTCTACGCCGCAATGCAGATCCCCACCGGACTCCTCGTCGACCGATTCGGTCCACGTCGCGTGCTGACCGCCGCGGCCGTGCTCCTCGGGGTGGGGCAACTCCTGTTCGCCTTCGTCGATTCCTACCCCGCCGCATTGGCCGCTCGCGTGACCGTCGGCGTCGGTGACGCGCTCACCTGGGTGAGCATTCTCCGACTGGTCGCCGCGCACTTCAGCGCCCGCCGCTACGCCCTCGTCGCCTCCGTCTCCAGCGCCCTCGGCGCGCTCGGTGGTGTGCTCGCCACCGTCCCGCTCGGCCTCGCCCTCGGACAGGCGGGCTGGACGCCGACCTTCGCGATCGCCGGCGTGCTCACCGCCGCCTACGCCGTCATCGCCGTTCGGTTCGTCCGAGACACCCCGCCGTCCACACGACCCGACGAGGCCCGGACCACGCCTCGCGGGCCCGCACCGGGCCTGCGAGAGGTACTCGCCCGGGTCCCCAAGGTGTGGCGGGTCCCCGGCACCCGGCTCGCGTTCTGGGTGCACTTCTCCACGATGTTCCTGCCCGGCGTCCTCGGTCTGCTCTGGGGATTCCCCTACCTGGTCGACGGGCTCGGCGTCGCCCCGGGAACGGCCAGTGTCCTGGTCGGACTGCTGGTCTTCGGCGGCGTGTTCGCCGGGCCCCTGGTCGGCGCGTTGATCGGTCACCGGCCCACCTGTCGGATTCCCCTGGTGCTCGGTTACCTGCTCACCGCCATCGGCGCCCTGACCCTGCTGTTGTCCTGGCCCGGTGACGGCCCGCCGCTGCTGGTGGTGGCCATGGCGTTCGTCGTGTTCGCCTGTGGCGGTCCGGCGTCCTCGGTGGCCTTCGCCCTGGTGCGCGACTACAACGACATGGCCGAGGTCGGCACCGCGACCGGGGTCGCCAACGTCGGCGGCCACTTCGCCACCGCGTTCTCCGCCCTGCTGATCGGGGTGCTGCTCGACGTCACCGCCGTCGACGGGGTCGGCTCCTTCCGCATCGCCTTCCTCGGTGTCGGCGCGCTGATGGTGTTCGGCATGACGCGCACCCTGGTGTGGTGGCGGCGGGCGCGTGCCGTGGTGCTGGCCGCCGATGCGCGCGGCGAGTCGGTGCCGGTGCGGTTGCGCCAACAGCGATGGGACCTGCGGCCCGCCGCGCCCGTTCCCGCCCACGCCTAG